In the genome of Nycticebus coucang isolate mNycCou1 chromosome 12, mNycCou1.pri, whole genome shotgun sequence, one region contains:
- the NME4 gene encoding nucleoside diphosphate kinase, mitochondrial, whose protein sequence is MGSLFGRAALRELHCDRRAPGLSLLVRTCWGGPSWTRERTLVAVKPDGVQRRLVGDIIQRFERRGFKLVGMKMLQAPERILAEHYQDLRRKPFYPALVSYMSSGPVVAMVWEGYNVVRASRAMIGHTDSAEAAPGTIRGDFSIHISRNIIHASDSIEGAQREIHLWFQSSELVNWADGDQQSNIYPA, encoded by the exons ATGGGCAGTCTCTTCGGGCGCGCGGCGCTGCGGGAGTTGCACTGCGACCGGCGCGCCCCAGGCCTGAGCCTGCTGGTGCGCACCTGCTGGG GAGGGCCCTCTTGGACCAGAGAGCGGACTTTGGTGGCAGTGAAGCCAGATGGAGTGCAGCGGCGCCTGGTTGGGGATATAATCCAGCGCTTTGAGAGGCGAGGCTTCAAGCTAGTGGGGATGAAGATGCTGCAG GCACCAGAGAGAATTCTTGCTGAGCACTACCAGGACCTGAGGAGAAAACCTTTCTACCCAGCCCTCGTCAGCTACATGAGCTCTGGGCCTGTAGTGGCCATG GTCTGGGAAGGGTACAATGTGGTTCGTGCCTCGAGGGCCATGATAGGACATACTGACTCAGCAGAGGCTGCCCCTGGGACTATCCGGGGAGATTTTAGCATCCACATCAGCAG GAACATCATTCACGCCAGTGACTCCATTGAGGGGGCCCAGAGAGAGATCCATCTGTGGTTCCAGAGCAGTGAGTTGGTGAACTGGGCAGATGGGGACCAGCAAAGCAACATCTACCCAGCCTGA